TCGCGCTGCTGCTCGTCGCGCCCGAATTCATGCGGAGATAGGTGATGATAGACCGTCGTTCCCTGATCGGTACTGGCGCAATGAGCGCGCTCGCATTGCTTGCGCCGCGTATGGCCTGGGCCAAGGCCGAGACCGACAAGCGTTTCGTGTTCATCATCCAGCGCGGCGCGGCGGACGGGCTCGGCACAGTCGCGCCGGTCGCTGATCCGGCATTTGCCGGCGCGCGTGGTGTGCTCGCTGCGGATTTCGATGGCGCGGTGAGGCTCGATGCGATGTTCGCACTGCATCCGTCGCTGGCTACCATCGGCGGGTTCTACGCGCGGGATCAGGCATTGTTCGCCCATGCCATCGCCTCGCCCTATCGCGACCGGTCGCACTTCGATGGGCAGAACGTGCTCGAGACGGGCGGGGCAGGGGCGTATCGGGTCAAGGATGGCTGGATGAACCGGATGCTCGGCGTGATCCCTTCGGGCGAGGCGAAGGCGATCGCGGTTGCAGCGACGGTGCCGATGGCGCTGCGCGGATCGCGCGAGGTCGCGTCCTACGCGCCTTCCGCATTGCCCGATGCATCGGACGATCTGCTGCAACGCGTGACGATGCTGTACGAGGGCGACAGCCAGCTTCATTCGCTGTGGAGCGAAGCGATGAGCACACGCAAGCTGACCAGCGATCTTGCCGGCGACAATGGCCGCAACGCCGCGGCGACGGGCACGCTGGCCGCGAAGCTGCTTGCTGCGCCCGATGGCGCGCGGATCGCGATGATCGAAACCGGCGGCTGGGACACGCACGCGCAGCAGCGTGGGCGGCTCGGTGCTCAGCTCAAAGGCCTGGATGCGATGATCGGCGCGCTGCAGGCTGGGCTCGGACCACTCTGGGCCGACACCATGGTGCTTGTCGCGACCGAATTCGGGCGAACCGTGGCGATTAACGGAACCGGTGGAACCGATCACGGCACTGCGAGTTCAGCGATGCTGATGGGCGGTGGCGTAAAGGGGGGACGAGTGATCGCAGACTGGCCGGGACTTGAGGCAAGCGCACTTTATGAAGGTCGCGACTTGAAACCCACGATGCAGCTCGACGCATTTATCGGCGGGGCGGTCGCAAGTCATTTCGGGGTCGATCCCAAACGCACGATGATGACGCTTTTCCCCAATACACCGGACACGCCGGTGGTGCAGGGTTTACTGCGCGCCTGACCGGTGCGCGTTCAGTTCCTCCCTCCGGGGAGGGGATCGGCGGGGTGCCGCTATTTCGTAGGCTCAACCAAACGGGGTTGGTGCCTCGTCGATCCGAATTTCCCCTTATTGGGAAAAATTGAAGGTGCCGTCCGCTTCCGCTAAGGGCCGCGCTTACCTCTCAATCGACCGGACTAACAATGACCCTGTATACCCGTTTCGCCGCGCATCTCGATGCGGCGCTCGATGCGCTTGTCGCCTCGGGCGATCTGCCCGCCGGGCTCGGCCGCGCCGCAGTGACGGTCGAACCGCCGCGCGATGTGACGCATGGCGACCTCGCCACCAACGCAGCGATGGTGTTGGCCAAGCCTGCCGCGACCAACCCCCGTGCGCTGGCCGAGAAGATCGCCGCCGAACTGGGCAAACTCGAAGAGGTCGAGAGCGTTTCGGTCGCCGGGCCCGGGTTCATCAACCTTGCGCTGACCGAGGATACGTGGCGCGCCGAGCTGTCGGCGATTCGCGACGAGGGCGATGATTATGGCCGCTCGACGCGCGGCAAGGGCGTCACCGTCAACGTCGAATATGTTTCCGCCAACCCCACCGGCCCGATGCATATGGGGCATTGCCGGGGCGCGGTGGTCGGCGATGCGCTGGCTAACTTGCTGCAGTTCGCCGGGCACAAGGTGATCCGCGAATATTATGTCAACGACGCGGGCGGGCAAGTCGATGTGCTCGCGCGCTCGGCGCATCTGCGCTACCGCGAGGCGCTTGGCGCCGACATCGGCGCGATTCCGGAGGGGCTTTACCCTGGCGACTATCTGATTCCGGTGGGTCAGGCGCTGGCCCAAGAATTCGGCGACAAATATGTCGACGCACGCGAAAGCGATTGGCTTGCGCTGTTCCGCAAGACCGCGGTCGCGTCGATGCTGGTGCTGATCAAGGCCGATCTGGCGCTGCTCGGCATCCATCACGACCTTTTTTCATCCGAAGCAGAATTGCAGGCTGCGGGTAAGCCCGAGGCGGCCGAAGCGGCTTTGCGCGCGCGCGACCTGATCTATGATGGCGTACTCGAAGCACCCAAGGGCGAGACGCCCGAGGATTGGGAGCCGGTCGTGCTGCCGCTGTTCCGCTCGACCCAGTTCGGCGACGATCAGGATCGGCCGATTCGCAAATCGTCTGGCGAATGGACCTATTTCGGCGCCGATCTCGCTTATCATTACCAGAAGGCGCAGAATGCCGATGCGCTGATCGATATCTGGGGCGCCGACCATGCCGGCACGGTCAAGCGCATTGTCGCGGCAGTGCAGGCGCTGACCGGCGGCAAGACGCGCTTCGACGTCAAGCTGGTGCAGATGGTGCGGCTGTTGCGCGCCGGTGAACCGGTCAAGATGTCCAAACGCTCGGGCAATTTCGTCACGCTGGCCGATGTAGTGAACGAGGTCGGCAAGGATGTCGTCCGCTTCACCATGCTCACACGCAAGTCGGATGCCCAGATGGACTTCGATTTCGCCAAGGTGGTCGAGGCGTCGAAGGACAATCCGGTGTTCTACGTCCAGTATGCACATGCGCGGATCGCGTCGCTCGGTCGCAAGGTGGCGGAGGCGGGGATCCTGTGCGGTTCAGTGGACCTGTCCCAACTTGACACGCAGGAGCTCGCGCTGGTCAAGCTCGCTGCACAGTTTCCGCGGATCGTCGATACCGCTGCGGCGGCGCGCGAACCGCATCGTATTGCTTTCTATCTCTATGACTTGGCGGGATCTCTTCATTCCTTGTGGAATCTCGGCAAGGACGATCCGGCGCGACGGTTCCTGATCGCCGACAATGCCGACCAGACTTGCGCGCGGCTTTTCTTGGCCGAAGCAATAGGGCAGGTTATCCGCAACGGACTTGGCATCATGGGGGTGCAGGCGGTCCAGGAGATGTGACAGATGGCGACGTCGGACGATTTCGACATGCGCGATGAGGACCGGCTGCCCTGGCTGGAAACCGTCGACGAGGATTATGAGGCAGGACCCAGCCCGCTTCGTATCATCGCGCTGATCGCGCTTGCTCTCGTGGTCATCGCCGCGGCGCTGTTCGGTTACCAATATTATCAGAAGTCGCGCGGCGAAGCCGGCAACGGCGCGCTGATCAGCGCCCAGGAGGGCGATTACAAGGTCAAACCCGACGATCCTGGTGGCCTGAAGGTCGAGGGGGAAGGCGCTAGCGCAATCGCGACAAGCGACGGCGCCGCATCGGGTGACGCCAAGATCAATGTGGAGGCGGTGCCCGAGGCGCCGGTCGCCGGCACCAAGGCGAAGGCTGGTGCCGCCACGGCGGGCGCGGCCAAGGCCGTTACGGCGATTCCGGCATCCGGCGGGGCGCTCAAGGCTGCACCGACCGGTCCGGCCCGCTCCGCATCGTCAGGCGCTTCGGGTGGCGCACTGGTGCAACTCGGTTCCTTCCCCGACGAGGCGTCGGCCAACGCCGCCTGGACCAAGACATCAAAGCGCTTCACCTATCTCGCGCCGCTCGGCAAGTCGGTGCAGAAGGCCGATGTGAACGGCCGGACCATGTACCGCCTGCGCGTCAATGCGGGCAGCGCGGGGCAGGCGTCGAGCCTGTGCGGCAAGCTCAAGGTAGCGGGCGAGGCCTGCTTCATACCGAACGACTGAGGCTCTTTTTCTCCCCCTCCCTTAAAAGGGAGGGGCTTGTTATGGGGAGTGGCAGTTCAAACTTTTGAACGTCGCTCAGGAGCCGTTCTTCACATGATTCCCGTTATCTACGGCCTGTCCGGTCTGAGCATCACCGCCGACGAGCGCGCTTTTTTCAGCGCGTCGAACCCCGCCGGCTACATCCTTTTCAAACGCAACATCGAGAATCGCGCGCAGGTTCGGGCGCTGACCGATGATCTGCGTGCGATGACCGGGCGCGACGATCTGCCGATCCTGATCGATCAGGAGGGGGGGCGCGTCGCGCGGATGCAACCACCCGAATGGCCGGCCTTTCCAGCCGGTCCTGTTTTCGACGCACTTTACGAAACCGCGCCGATTTCCGGCATCGAGGCGGCGCGCGCCAATGCCGAAGCGATTGCGCTGACATTGGCCGAGGTCGGCATCACGGTAGACTGCATGCCACTGCTCGATGTTTCACAACCCGACACGACCGAAGCGGTTTCCACTCGTGCGCTGGGCAGCGAGCCGATGCGTGTCGCGGCAATGGGGCGGGCGATTATCGATGGTTTGCGACGCGGTGGCGTGGTCGGTGTGGTCAAGCACATGCCCGGGCATGGTCGCGCGATCGTCGATACGCATTACCATCTGCCCACCGTCACCGCATCGGACGCGGAACTCGAGATCGACCTCGCGCCATTTAAGGCGTTGGCCGGCGCACCGATGGGCATGACGTCGCACATCGTGTTCGAGGCATGGGATCCGGAACGGCCGGCCACGCTATCGCCGATCGTGATCGAGGAGATCATCCGCCAGCGGATCGGCTTCGACGGACTGTTGATGACCGATGATATCGACATGAAGGCGCTGAGCGGCAGCGCGGGCGACAAAGCCGCTGGTGCGATCGCCGCAGGGTGCGACCTGGTGCTCGATTGTTGGGGGCGGATGGACGAGATGGAGGACATCGCTGCGCGGCTCAGCGAGATTTCGGATTTGTCGCGCGCCCGGCTTGATCGAGCGATGGGAACGATCGCGGGCCTGCGGGTCGAGGGCGATCTGGCCGCGCTGATTGCCAAGCGGGATGCGTTGTTGGCGGTGGCGTAGGCGGCGCTTTGAGTCCGAAGCGAATTCAGGGCGATGGTCTCTGTCCGCGTGACAGTGTTGGCAACGATTGCGTCGCCCCGGCCTTCACGCTTACACCTTGATGTAATGACCGACGAAACCCTCAACCTCGACCTCGACGGATGGGAAGGCCCGCTCGACCTGTTGCTTGCGCTGGCACGGCATCAGAAGGTCGATCTGCGCGAGATTTCGATCCTCGCGCTGGTCGAACAATAT
This portion of the Sphingomonas sp. So64.6b genome encodes:
- a CDS encoding DUF1501 domain-containing protein, producing the protein MIDRRSLIGTGAMSALALLAPRMAWAKAETDKRFVFIIQRGAADGLGTVAPVADPAFAGARGVLAADFDGAVRLDAMFALHPSLATIGGFYARDQALFAHAIASPYRDRSHFDGQNVLETGGAGAYRVKDGWMNRMLGVIPSGEAKAIAVAATVPMALRGSREVASYAPSALPDASDDLLQRVTMLYEGDSQLHSLWSEAMSTRKLTSDLAGDNGRNAAATGTLAAKLLAAPDGARIAMIETGGWDTHAQQRGRLGAQLKGLDAMIGALQAGLGPLWADTMVLVATEFGRTVAINGTGGTDHGTASSAMLMGGGVKGGRVIADWPGLEASALYEGRDLKPTMQLDAFIGGAVASHFGVDPKRTMMTLFPNTPDTPVVQGLLRA
- the argS gene encoding arginine--tRNA ligase, whose amino-acid sequence is MTLYTRFAAHLDAALDALVASGDLPAGLGRAAVTVEPPRDVTHGDLATNAAMVLAKPAATNPRALAEKIAAELGKLEEVESVSVAGPGFINLALTEDTWRAELSAIRDEGDDYGRSTRGKGVTVNVEYVSANPTGPMHMGHCRGAVVGDALANLLQFAGHKVIREYYVNDAGGQVDVLARSAHLRYREALGADIGAIPEGLYPGDYLIPVGQALAQEFGDKYVDARESDWLALFRKTAVASMLVLIKADLALLGIHHDLFSSEAELQAAGKPEAAEAALRARDLIYDGVLEAPKGETPEDWEPVVLPLFRSTQFGDDQDRPIRKSSGEWTYFGADLAYHYQKAQNADALIDIWGADHAGTVKRIVAAVQALTGGKTRFDVKLVQMVRLLRAGEPVKMSKRSGNFVTLADVVNEVGKDVVRFTMLTRKSDAQMDFDFAKVVEASKDNPVFYVQYAHARIASLGRKVAEAGILCGSVDLSQLDTQELALVKLAAQFPRIVDTAAAAREPHRIAFYLYDLAGSLHSLWNLGKDDPARRFLIADNADQTCARLFLAEAIGQVIRNGLGIMGVQAVQEM
- a CDS encoding SPOR domain-containing protein, translating into MATSDDFDMRDEDRLPWLETVDEDYEAGPSPLRIIALIALALVVIAAALFGYQYYQKSRGEAGNGALISAQEGDYKVKPDDPGGLKVEGEGASAIATSDGAASGDAKINVEAVPEAPVAGTKAKAGAATAGAAKAVTAIPASGGALKAAPTGPARSASSGASGGALVQLGSFPDEASANAAWTKTSKRFTYLAPLGKSVQKADVNGRTMYRLRVNAGSAGQASSLCGKLKVAGEACFIPND
- a CDS encoding glycoside hydrolase family 3 protein, which gives rise to MIPVIYGLSGLSITADERAFFSASNPAGYILFKRNIENRAQVRALTDDLRAMTGRDDLPILIDQEGGRVARMQPPEWPAFPAGPVFDALYETAPISGIEAARANAEAIALTLAEVGITVDCMPLLDVSQPDTTEAVSTRALGSEPMRVAAMGRAIIDGLRRGGVVGVVKHMPGHGRAIVDTHYHLPTVTASDAELEIDLAPFKALAGAPMGMTSHIVFEAWDPERPATLSPIVIEEIIRQRIGFDGLLMTDDIDMKALSGSAGDKAAGAIAAGCDLVLDCWGRMDEMEDIAARLSEISDLSRARLDRAMGTIAGLRVEGDLAALIAKRDALLAVA